Proteins from a single region of Thunnus albacares chromosome 14, fThuAlb1.1, whole genome shotgun sequence:
- the si:ch73-52p7.1 gene encoding uncharacterized protein si:ch73-52p7.1 encodes MPAFSPPTPLLCVLLCVSVALQRSDLRLAYVTHNSFFYYSCSQNPQPCSVSSLTDCRCKDIQLAMLHRPQSHSSPVFRMRRLTVWYTSPSNTARLLNNSEVRHLTLVHCGPGGSREKTFHGSVPQEGHFAVQHLERLTVVNLSQKPVPDANWAKNTDSNIDPERDYGAHLDTNRYSRDRDTNLDLIADINRNSEAPSLAWFSPQIQDIFLGRELGAAYHEQARLGIIHSSVLELEAAVKVYTVQTHIDSDGVLPFPDLHLPKLPETSVIYVSFVY; translated from the coding sequence ATGCCTGCTTTCAGCCCCCCTACACCTCTGCTGTgtgtcctgctgtgtgtgtcagtagctctgCAGCGCTCTGACCTGCGCCTGGCCTACGTGACCCACAACAGCTTTTTCTACTACTCCTGCAGCCAGAATCCGCAACCTTGCAGCGTCTCATCACTAACAGACTGCAGATGCAAGGACATCCAGCTTGCCATGCTGCACCGCCCCCAGTCACACTCATCTCCTGTTTTCCGGATGAGGCGTTTAACTGTTTGGTACACGTCGCCTTCAAACACGGCACGTCTGCTCAACAACTCCGAGGTGAGGCATCTCACTCTGGTCCATTGTGGTCCTGGGGGATccagagagaaaacatttcacGGCTCAGTTCCACAGGAGGGACATTTTGCTGTGCAACACCTGGAGAGGCTGACAGTGGTAAACCTGTCGCAGAAGCCAGTTCCAGATGCAAACTGGGCCAAAAACACAGACTCAAATATTGATCCAGAGAGGGATTATGGTGCTCACTTAGACACAAACAGATACAGCAGGGACAGAGACACAAACCTGGACCTGATTGCAGACATAAACAGAAATTCAGAAGCCCCGTCCTTGGCTTGGTTCTCACCCCAGATCCAAGACATCTTCCTGGGCAGGGAGCTCGGAGCGGCATATCATGAACAGGCCAGACTGGGAATCATCCACAGCTCTGTGCTGGAGTTGGAAGCAGCGGTCAAAGTCTACACGGTccagacacacatagacagcGACGGAGTACTACCCTTTCCTGACCTCCACCTGCCCAAGTTACCAGAGACATCTGTCATATATGTCAGTTTTGTGTACTGA